A genome region from Stenotrophomonas maltophilia includes the following:
- a CDS encoding LysR family transcriptional regulator gives MTDLATGADRLDLLRTFLRIVDAGSLSAAAEQLGTTQPTVSRRLQALERQLGLRLLQRSTHGLQLTEDGLRCQRHAQRVVDEWESLQAELQGEPETLRGRLRVMVPHAFGQAQLLPTMLAFLAEHPQLSLEWILEDRRPDFIAEGIDCAVRVGPVDEPRMVALPLAEVPRIVVAAPSLVQDTAVSTPEQAQSLPWISLVTYYRERLLLHDAQGRAHTLSISPRLLSDNLFVVQQAARAGLGAAVVSAWLVAEDLAQGRLVQLLPDWQAPALPVHVVFPAARQQPPRLRAFIEAMKAALPQLHGMRPATH, from the coding sequence ATGACAGACCTCGCCACCGGCGCCGATCGCCTGGACTTGCTGCGTACCTTCCTGCGCATCGTCGATGCCGGCAGCCTGTCGGCCGCAGCCGAGCAGCTGGGAACCACCCAGCCCACCGTCAGCCGCCGCCTGCAGGCACTGGAGCGGCAGCTGGGCCTGCGCCTGCTGCAGCGCTCCACCCATGGCCTGCAACTGACCGAGGACGGGCTGCGCTGCCAGCGTCATGCGCAGCGCGTGGTCGACGAATGGGAGTCGCTGCAGGCCGAACTCCAGGGCGAACCAGAAACGCTGCGCGGACGCCTGCGGGTGATGGTGCCGCACGCCTTTGGCCAGGCGCAGCTGCTGCCGACCATGCTCGCATTCCTCGCCGAGCACCCGCAGCTGAGCCTGGAGTGGATCCTTGAAGATCGTCGCCCGGATTTCATCGCAGAAGGCATCGACTGCGCGGTGCGGGTGGGCCCTGTCGACGAGCCGCGCATGGTGGCACTGCCACTGGCCGAGGTGCCGCGCATCGTCGTAGCGGCGCCGTCGCTGGTGCAGGACACTGCGGTGAGTACGCCGGAACAGGCGCAGTCCCTACCGTGGATCTCGCTGGTCACCTACTACCGCGAACGCCTGCTGCTGCACGACGCGCAGGGGCGTGCGCACACCCTTTCGATCAGCCCACGCCTGCTCAGCGACAACCTGTTCGTGGTGCAGCAGGCTGCACGCGCCGGGCTGGGCGCGGCGGTGGTCTCGGCCTGGCTGGTTGCCGAGGACCTGGCACAAGGGCGCCTGGTGCAGTTGCTGCCGGACTGGCAGGCGCCGGCACTGCCGGTACACGTCGTGTTTCCTGCCGCGCGCCAGCAGCCGCCACGGCTGCGCGCCTTCATCGAAGCGATGAAGGCCGCACTTCCGCAGTTGCACGGCATGCGGCCGGCAACGCATTAG
- a CDS encoding LytR/AlgR family response regulator transcription factor: MMRPLSVLLVDDVALARHRLRELLAHIPPVRVDAEAASLDQARKHLQGRRFDLLLLDLVLPDGRGWELPAQQPALAAHTIFVTALPQHALQAFELGVADYLLKPVALPRLQEAITRVRRLAGLLDDGQANTQVLAVPAVGGTQYVPLAQIDYIDMAGHYACVHVGQRLHLLRETIARLAERLAPGGLLRVHRSVLVNPLRVQGVVERHNGDALLELAGGAQVPVSRSYRTALASALDARLKHR; encoded by the coding sequence ATGATGCGCCCGTTGAGCGTGCTGCTGGTGGATGACGTGGCATTGGCGCGTCACCGCCTGCGTGAGCTGCTGGCGCACATTCCGCCGGTCAGGGTCGATGCTGAAGCGGCCAGCCTGGACCAGGCACGCAAGCACCTGCAGGGGCGGCGCTTCGATCTGTTGCTGCTGGATCTGGTACTGCCCGATGGCCGCGGCTGGGAACTGCCGGCGCAGCAGCCTGCACTGGCTGCGCACACCATCTTCGTGACCGCACTGCCACAGCATGCGCTGCAGGCTTTCGAGCTGGGGGTGGCCGACTATCTGCTCAAGCCGGTCGCGCTGCCACGACTACAGGAAGCGATCACGCGGGTGCGTCGCCTGGCCGGGCTGCTCGACGATGGGCAGGCCAATACGCAGGTTCTGGCCGTGCCGGCGGTGGGTGGAACACAGTACGTACCGTTGGCGCAGATCGACTACATCGACATGGCCGGGCACTATGCGTGTGTCCACGTCGGGCAGCGCCTGCATCTGCTGCGCGAGACGATCGCGCGGTTGGCCGAGCGCCTGGCGCCGGGCGGCCTGCTGCGCGTGCATCGCTCGGTGCTGGTCAATCCGTTGCGCGTGCAGGGCGTGGTCGAGCGTCACAACGGGGATGCGCTGCTTGAGCTGGCCGGGGGCGCGCAGGTGCCGGTCAGTCGCAGCTATCGCACCGCCTTGGCGTCCGCTCTGGACGCGCGGCTGAAACACCGTTGA
- a CDS encoding amidohydrolase family protein — protein MTLQFVHGGVDRNGMPLHFHIRDGRISGLNADDRPADGADCIDLEGLAVLPGLVDGHIHLDKSFVGDQWHPHQPVNSLRERLAVEKAAVAGAAPMVDRAEALIRQCSGFGTVAMRCHVDIDGGTGLRHLEAVREAALRCADIMRIQLVAFPQAGVMSCAGTAAVLEQAIAAGVEVLGGIDPTTLDGDAEGQLAVLFGLAERYGVQLDIHLHEPGETGLAQLLRIAARTRAAGLQGRVAVSHAYSLGEVPLARALQVGEALATAGVAIMSNAPGDHPFPPLRALHDAGVRVFAGNDNIRDCWWPYGNGDLLQRAMLLGYRSGFYTDDDLKLALDMVTTHAAQVIGLPRYGIAEGLPATFVAVRADHGPAAVAAVPVERRVVVDGRWL, from the coding sequence ATGACCCTCCAGTTCGTCCATGGCGGTGTGGACCGCAACGGTATGCCACTGCATTTCCATATCCGTGATGGCCGCATCAGCGGCCTCAATGCAGATGACAGGCCTGCTGATGGGGCGGATTGCATCGACCTGGAGGGTCTCGCGGTCCTGCCCGGCCTGGTGGACGGCCATATCCACCTGGACAAGAGCTTCGTCGGTGACCAGTGGCACCCACACCAGCCTGTGAACAGCCTGCGTGAACGGTTGGCGGTGGAAAAGGCGGCGGTGGCCGGCGCAGCACCGATGGTGGATCGCGCCGAGGCCTTGATCCGCCAGTGCAGCGGCTTCGGCACGGTGGCGATGCGCTGCCATGTCGATATCGATGGCGGCACCGGCCTGCGCCACCTTGAAGCGGTACGCGAGGCAGCACTGCGCTGCGCCGACATCATGCGCATCCAGCTGGTGGCGTTCCCGCAGGCAGGCGTGATGTCCTGTGCGGGCACCGCCGCTGTGCTGGAGCAGGCGATTGCGGCGGGCGTGGAAGTGCTGGGGGGAATTGATCCGACCACCCTCGATGGCGATGCCGAAGGCCAGTTGGCAGTGCTGTTCGGCCTGGCCGAGCGCTATGGCGTGCAATTGGACATCCATCTGCATGAGCCGGGCGAGACCGGTCTGGCCCAGTTGCTGCGCATTGCCGCGCGCACCCGGGCTGCCGGTCTGCAGGGGCGCGTTGCTGTCAGCCATGCCTATTCGTTGGGCGAGGTGCCTCTGGCGCGCGCGCTGCAGGTGGGCGAAGCGCTGGCCACGGCCGGCGTGGCAATCATGAGCAATGCACCCGGCGATCATCCATTCCCACCGCTGCGCGCGCTGCATGATGCTGGTGTGCGCGTGTTCGCCGGCAACGACAACATCCGCGACTGCTGGTGGCCCTATGGCAATGGCGACCTGCTGCAGCGGGCGATGCTGCTCGGCTATCGCTCGGGCTTCTACACCGATGACGACCTGAAGCTGGCGCTGGACATGGTCACCACCCATGCCGCGCAGGTGATCGGTCTGCCGCGCTACGGTATTGCCGAAGGCCTGCCGGCCACGTTCGTGGCGGTGCGCGCCGACCACGGCCCGGCCGCGGTGGCTGCGGTGCCGGTGGAGCGCCGCGTGGTGGTTGATGGTCGCTGGCTGTAG
- a CDS encoding amidohydrolase family protein: MFRSRPLSLAILLAVAPLSASAAERADLLIRNATVVDVEHASTVAGQSVVIRGEDIVAVGPDAQLRSQWSAARQIDAKGKYLIPGLWDMHVHFGGGPALIEENKALLPLYIAHGITTVRDCSGDLPGQVLQWRGEIAKGTLFGPRLLSSGAKIEGIKPVWKGTIEVGSEADVDKAITRLQHDKVDFVKITDSTLKPELFLYSASAARKAGFKASGHIPMALTVEQAVDAGLASIEHLDYAFKAGSRDEAQIAADFGAGRIDRAEANRRLDASFDRDTAMHAYRDFAKRGVFVTPTLNGGRILDFLDQDDHANDPYLAYIGPGLRATYQWRVDRAAKATPAQIEARHAQYHQVAAVLPLLQEAGVTIIAGTDAGFLNSFNFPGIALHQELQLFVKEGLSAPQALSAATRSGPAWFGQMDRYGGVAQGKAADLVLLTANPLQDIAATEKIDSVILRGNVYDRAALDRMLADTKAKVAAWNAEAAKAN; this comes from the coding sequence ATGTTCCGTTCCCGTCCGTTGTCCCTCGCCATCCTTCTTGCGGTGGCACCGCTGTCGGCTTCTGCCGCCGAGCGCGCCGACCTGTTGATCCGCAACGCCACCGTGGTCGATGTCGAGCACGCCAGCACCGTGGCCGGGCAGAGTGTGGTGATCCGTGGCGAGGACATCGTCGCCGTCGGCCCGGACGCGCAGCTGCGCAGCCAGTGGAGCGCCGCCCGCCAGATCGACGCCAAGGGCAAGTACCTGATCCCCGGCCTGTGGGACATGCATGTGCACTTCGGTGGTGGCCCGGCGCTGATCGAGGAGAACAAGGCGCTGCTGCCGCTGTACATCGCGCACGGCATCACCACCGTGCGTGACTGCTCAGGCGACCTGCCCGGGCAGGTGCTGCAGTGGCGTGGCGAGATCGCCAAGGGCACGCTGTTCGGCCCGCGCCTGCTCAGTTCGGGCGCGAAGATCGAAGGCATCAAGCCGGTCTGGAAGGGCACCATCGAGGTGGGCAGTGAGGCCGATGTCGACAAGGCCATCACTCGCCTGCAGCACGACAAGGTCGACTTCGTGAAGATCACCGACAGCACGCTGAAGCCGGAACTGTTCCTGTACTCGGCCAGTGCGGCGCGCAAGGCGGGCTTCAAGGCGTCGGGCCATATTCCGATGGCGTTGACGGTGGAGCAGGCGGTCGATGCCGGCCTGGCTTCGATCGAGCACCTGGACTACGCGTTCAAGGCCGGCAGCAGGGACGAGGCGCAGATCGCCGCCGACTTCGGCGCCGGCCGCATCGACCGCGCCGAAGCCAACCGCCGCCTCGACGCCAGCTTCGACCGGGACACCGCGATGCACGCCTACCGTGATTTCGCCAAGCGCGGCGTGTTCGTAACCCCGACCCTCAACGGTGGCCGCATCCTGGATTTCCTTGACCAGGACGACCATGCCAACGATCCGTACCTGGCCTACATCGGTCCGGGCCTGCGCGCGACCTACCAGTGGCGCGTGGACCGTGCAGCGAAGGCGACGCCGGCACAGATCGAAGCGCGCCACGCGCAGTACCACCAGGTAGCGGCCGTGCTGCCGTTGCTGCAGGAGGCGGGCGTGACGATCATTGCCGGCACCGATGCGGGCTTCCTCAACTCGTTCAACTTCCCGGGCATCGCCCTGCACCAGGAACTGCAGCTGTTCGTGAAGGAAGGGCTGAGCGCGCCGCAGGCATTGTCGGCGGCGACCCGTTCCGGACCGGCCTGGTTCGGCCAGATGGACCGCTATGGTGGTGTCGCGCAGGGCAAGGCTGCCGACCTGGTACTGCTGACCGCCAACCCGCTGCAGGACATCGCCGCCACCGAGAAGATCGACAGCGTGATCCTGCGCGGCAACGTGTATGACCGCGCCGCGCTGGACAGGATGCTGGCTGATACCAAGGCCAAGGTGGCCGCGTGGAATGCCGAGGCTGCCAAGGCCAACTGA
- a CDS encoding sensor histidine kinase: MSAAPACVLPAPEAPLSLPRPRVVMLGLWALLIATAVPAVHLSQQPGGLVPAALFIVGAELPWMLATPALWAACRRWPLPGRRPLIGWLLLGLLLTPALTALGWGLGHLLLQLWQAQPLPSSRHVARAIGVTTLFAFPTFIAVAGTGHGLAWLQRLNAQSQALRLAREVALRQHLQHHFLFNALNAIGGLALLRPLAADAALVQLSSLLRDTLQCPAQRPLADELGAVQDYVSLQSLLHDEALHLHLQASAEALHWPVPGLLLQPLIENAVLHSGWQAGDPRLQIELKAEVQGSGLEVAVFNPCLRPARNEGLGSGLATLQRRLAMIGGHVQAGHSGSGYRVCLFLPEPMA, from the coding sequence ATGTCCGCTGCCCCCGCCTGTGTGTTGCCTGCCCCCGAAGCACCGTTGTCGTTGCCGCGCCCACGCGTGGTCATGCTGGGATTGTGGGCGCTGCTGATCGCCACCGCGGTGCCGGCGGTGCACCTGAGCCAGCAACCGGGTGGTCTGGTTCCAGCGGCGTTGTTCATCGTCGGTGCCGAGCTGCCCTGGATGCTGGCGACGCCAGCGCTGTGGGCGGCCTGCCGGCGCTGGCCCTTGCCGGGACGGCGCCCCCTGATCGGCTGGTTGTTGCTGGGCCTGCTGCTGACACCGGCATTGACTGCGCTGGGCTGGGGGCTGGGCCATCTGCTGCTGCAGCTGTGGCAGGCGCAGCCGCTGCCGTCGTCGCGCCACGTGGCCCGAGCAATCGGCGTTACCACGTTGTTCGCCTTTCCCACCTTCATCGCAGTGGCCGGTACCGGTCACGGCCTGGCGTGGTTGCAGCGGCTGAACGCGCAATCGCAGGCCCTGCGACTTGCCCGCGAGGTCGCACTGCGACAACACCTCCAGCACCATTTCCTGTTCAACGCACTCAATGCCATCGGTGGCCTGGCGCTGCTGCGTCCACTGGCGGCGGACGCGGCCCTGGTGCAGTTGTCCTCGTTGCTGCGCGACACCCTGCAATGCCCGGCGCAACGTCCGCTGGCGGATGAGCTGGGCGCTGTACAGGATTACGTGTCCCTGCAGTCGCTGTTGCATGACGAGGCGTTGCATCTGCACCTGCAGGCCAGCGCCGAGGCCCTGCACTGGCCGGTGCCGGGGCTGCTGCTGCAGCCGCTGATCGAGAACGCCGTGCTGCATAGTGGCTGGCAGGCGGGGGATCCTCGTCTGCAGATCGAGCTGAAAGCGGAGGTGCAGGGTAGCGGGTTGGAGGTGGCCGTGTTCAATCCCTGCCTGCGTCCTGCGCGCAACGAAGGCCTCGGCAGTGGCCTGGCCACACTGCAGCGCCGGTTGGCGATGATCGGCGGCCATGTGCAGGCCGGCCACAGCGGCAGCGGCTACAGAGTCTGCCTGTTCCTGCCGGAACCGATGGCATGA
- a CDS encoding ankyrin repeat domain-containing protein: protein MRFRRSLRWPAPMARMLLLCLLAMVTPACTATPKADGGIRLRDAASRGDADAVREAIEQGADLEARDGQGRSALLLATHGNHVDAARELIEAGADVNAKDALQDSAYLYAGARGLDEILAMTLAHGADLRSTNRYGGTALIPAAERGHVATVRTLLRAGVAVDHVNRLHWTALLEAILLGDGGARHAQIVQLLLEAGADPELADGDGVTPLAHARQRGYTDIETLLRQHGATR from the coding sequence ATGCGCTTCCGTCGTTCCCTTCGCTGGCCCGCACCTATGGCGCGCATGCTGCTGCTATGCCTTCTGGCCATGGTCACCCCTGCCTGCACTGCGACCCCCAAGGCTGATGGGGGGATCCGACTGCGCGATGCCGCCAGCCGTGGCGACGCCGATGCCGTACGCGAGGCGATCGAGCAGGGGGCCGATCTGGAGGCGCGTGACGGCCAGGGCCGCTCCGCGTTGTTACTGGCGACCCATGGCAACCACGTGGATGCCGCGCGCGAGTTGATCGAGGCCGGTGCCGACGTCAACGCCAAGGATGCGCTGCAGGACAGCGCCTACCTGTACGCCGGCGCGCGTGGCCTTGACGAGATCCTGGCGATGACCCTGGCGCATGGTGCCGATCTTCGCAGCACCAACCGCTATGGCGGAACCGCGCTGATTCCCGCCGCCGAGCGCGGCCATGTCGCCACCGTGCGCACGCTGCTGCGGGCCGGCGTGGCGGTGGACCATGTCAACCGCCTGCACTGGACCGCGCTGCTGGAAGCGATCCTGCTCGGCGACGGCGGTGCGCGCCATGCACAGATCGTGCAGCTGCTGCTGGAGGCCGGTGCCGACCCGGAGCTGGCCGACGGTGATGGCGTTACACCGCTGGCCCATGCCCGTCAGCGCGGCTATACCGACATTGAAACGCTGCTGCGCCAGCACGGCGCAACGCGCTGA
- a CDS encoding MFS transporter: MSTPSLSVAAPATAPSTPLVLAMAAGAGFSVASLYYSQPMLGLIAQDLGAGERAAGLVPTLTQLGYALGILLLAPLGDRFDRRTLILLKSALLALALGAAAMAGHLPGLLMASLLVGLMATLAQDIVPAAAVLAPDAQRGQIVGRVMTGLLLGILLSRVVSGVVAEAWGWRTQFVLAALSVAAMGAVMARALPRFAPTSTLRYPALLGSLLALWREQPQLRRAVASQSLLAVGFSAFWSTLALMLHARLGLGSAAAGAFGIAGAAGALAAPFAGRFADRLGCHAVARLAIAVALLGFGLLLAETWLPAVALLPLLVVSALLFDFGFQSALVAHQTLVYGLVPPARSRLNALLFTGMFIGMAAGGALGSLALAQWGWHGVAWLAVVCAGGSLLLRLK, from the coding sequence ATGTCTACCCCCTCGCTGTCCGTCGCCGCACCCGCGACCGCGCCTTCCACCCCATTGGTGCTGGCGATGGCGGCCGGTGCCGGCTTCTCTGTGGCCTCGCTCTACTACAGCCAACCGATGCTGGGCCTGATCGCCCAGGATCTCGGCGCGGGGGAGCGCGCGGCCGGCCTGGTGCCGACCCTGACCCAGCTGGGGTATGCGCTGGGCATCCTGCTGCTGGCACCGTTGGGTGACCGTTTCGACCGCCGTACCCTGATCCTGTTGAAATCCGCGCTGCTGGCGCTGGCACTCGGCGCGGCAGCGATGGCCGGGCACCTGCCGGGCCTGCTGATGGCCAGCCTGCTGGTGGGGCTGATGGCCACGCTGGCGCAGGACATCGTGCCGGCCGCTGCGGTGCTGGCGCCGGATGCGCAGCGCGGGCAGATCGTCGGCCGGGTGATGACCGGCCTGTTGCTTGGCATCCTGCTGTCACGGGTGGTCAGTGGCGTGGTGGCCGAGGCGTGGGGCTGGCGTACCCAGTTCGTGCTGGCTGCGTTGTCGGTGGCGGCGATGGGCGCGGTGATGGCGCGTGCGCTGCCGCGTTTTGCACCGACCAGCACGCTGCGCTATCCGGCATTGTTGGGTTCGTTGCTGGCGTTGTGGCGCGAGCAGCCGCAGCTGCGCCGTGCGGTGGCCAGCCAGTCGTTGCTGGCGGTGGGCTTCAGCGCGTTCTGGTCGACCCTGGCGCTGATGCTGCATGCACGGTTGGGGCTGGGTAGTGCCGCAGCGGGTGCATTCGGCATCGCCGGTGCGGCCGGTGCGCTGGCCGCACCGTTCGCCGGCCGCTTCGCCGATCGATTGGGGTGCCACGCGGTGGCGCGGCTGGCGATCGCGGTGGCGCTGCTGGGTTTCGGCCTGCTGCTGGCCGAGACCTGGCTGCCGGCCGTCGCGCTGCTGCCGCTGCTGGTGGTGAGCGCGCTGCTGTTCGACTTCGGGTTCCAGTCGGCGCTGGTGGCGCACCAGACGCTGGTCTACGGCCTGGTGCCGCCGGCACGCAGTCGCCTCAATGCGCTGCTGTTCACTGGCATGTTCATCGGTATGGCGGCAGGTGGCGCGCTGGGCAGCCTGGCGCTGGCGCAGTGGGGATGGCACGGCGTGGCCTGGCTGGCGGTGGTGTGTGCGGGCGGCAGCCTGCTGCTGCGTTTGAAGTAA
- a CDS encoding DUF3806 domain-containing protein produces MSDQPSTRFDPLPAALQTHLQHQRSLIAARVAVGFPTLPVQWPLAATTLQRVVDAELIDRDDCDGWEALGVAFGDTLAQRVPGLAWMQVTDAWGIDAVLRYADSSLQIGASTLLLKRVEQGEVIDIAHLLAWLEEFVATRADDYA; encoded by the coding sequence ATGTCCGACCAACCCTCGACCCGCTTCGATCCCCTACCCGCGGCCCTGCAGACGCATCTGCAGCACCAGCGCTCGCTGATCGCCGCGCGCGTAGCTGTGGGCTTCCCGACGTTGCCGGTGCAGTGGCCGCTGGCGGCCACAACCCTGCAGCGCGTGGTCGATGCCGAGCTGATCGATCGTGACGACTGCGATGGCTGGGAAGCCCTGGGCGTCGCGTTCGGTGACACTCTGGCGCAACGCGTGCCTGGCCTGGCCTGGATGCAGGTCACCGATGCCTGGGGCATCGATGCAGTGCTGCGCTATGCCGACAGCAGCCTGCAGATCGGCGCCAGCACGCTGCTGCTCAAGCGCGTCGAACAGGGCGAGGTCATCGACATCGCACATCTGCTGGCATGGCTGGAAGAATTCGTCGCTACCCGCGCCGACGATTACGCCTGA
- a CDS encoding LysR substrate-binding domain-containing protein, which translates to MQDSSKSNRTLFELDLLRALVMVADCGSFTTAATRLHSTQSTVSQKVRRLEELAGHRLLERGHRDVHPTDAGHTLLGYARRMLDLNDEMAQALAGATVETAVRIGVPEDFVNPQTTRMLAAFSRRHPQVKLEISSGLSRDLAHGFDHGELDLVLVKQRRNSRQAVHCRREPMHWIDSLRSSCLQQEPLPLVTFPPRGLYRDEMIHAVEALGLRWRIAFTSSSLSGIQGAVADGIGISLLPRRAVTREHRIIDGERDLPVIDNYEIGLLHRADADDAVRALASELWRQVQHEPD; encoded by the coding sequence ATGCAAGACAGTTCCAAATCGAATAGAACTCTGTTCGAGCTGGACCTGCTTCGGGCGCTGGTGATGGTCGCCGACTGCGGCAGCTTCACCACGGCGGCCACGCGCCTGCATTCGACCCAGTCCACGGTCAGCCAGAAGGTACGCCGGCTGGAGGAACTGGCCGGGCATCGCCTGCTTGAGCGCGGCCACCGCGACGTGCACCCCACTGACGCCGGCCACACCCTGCTCGGCTACGCGCGGCGCATGCTGGATCTGAACGACGAAATGGCCCAAGCCCTGGCCGGCGCAACGGTGGAAACCGCCGTGCGCATCGGCGTGCCGGAGGACTTCGTCAACCCGCAGACCACCCGCATGCTGGCCGCTTTCAGCCGCCGCCACCCGCAGGTGAAGCTGGAGATCAGCAGCGGGCTGAGCCGTGACCTGGCGCACGGCTTCGACCACGGCGAGCTGGACCTGGTGCTGGTCAAGCAGCGCCGCAACAGCCGCCAGGCGGTGCATTGCCGGCGCGAGCCGATGCACTGGATCGACAGCCTGCGCAGCAGCTGCCTGCAGCAGGAGCCGCTGCCGCTGGTCACCTTCCCGCCGCGAGGGCTGTACCGCGACGAGATGATCCACGCCGTGGAGGCCTTGGGCCTGCGTTGGCGCATTGCCTTCACCAGTTCGTCGCTGAGTGGCATCCAGGGCGCGGTGGCCGATGGCATCGGCATCAGCCTGCTGCCGCGTCGCGCAGTCACCCGCGAGCACCGCATCATCGATGGCGAGCGCGACCTGCCGGTGATCGACAACTACGAGATCGGCCTGCTGCATCGTGCCGATGCCGATGATGCGGTGCGGGCACTGGCCAGCGAGCTGTGGCGGCAGGTACAGCACGAACCGGATTGA
- a CDS encoding acyl-CoA thioesterase/bile acid-CoA:amino acid N-acyltransferase family protein: MRKRAGWGWLLCALAIPAMADVRVEVDDQHGRADRIPVIKVEGLAVAETVRLRLSMQDSRGQRWQSEAVLRADLRGQVDTTGSGSEQGSYRGIDAGGLIWSMQPQQRRASAMPLNWRRAADGMGFLPQTFELEVERAGSVVARQTLQRHLMLPGVRVQRVDIGGREARLYLPADRPARTRGPALVTLGGAEGGFEGGDQYAAWLASNGYIAVSIAWYRGPGVPKDLIDVPLETVRDAVHWLQRQPGVDPQRVGLLGGSWGGIATMATAVHLPTLRAAVSWVGSPAPFRGIARDVAPADFRAVDRSPLSWQGKPLAWLPYREDVDWGRPGPQWAPALQAAMLPIETIAARTLWVGGGDDRLGDSGVMMAVAQRRLAEAGRGDRDRFLYYPDAGHLITPILQPSSHRHDVGPFLEVGGTAEGHARADREVGPAVLAFLAEAL, translated from the coding sequence ATGCGGAAACGAGCGGGGTGGGGATGGTTGCTGTGTGCGCTGGCGATTCCGGCGATGGCCGATGTCCGCGTTGAGGTTGATGACCAGCACGGGCGTGCCGATCGTATTCCGGTGATCAAGGTCGAGGGCCTTGCCGTCGCCGAGACGGTGCGCCTGCGCCTGTCGATGCAGGACAGCCGGGGCCAGCGCTGGCAGTCAGAGGCCGTGCTGCGTGCCGATCTGCGTGGCCAGGTCGATACCACCGGCAGCGGATCGGAGCAGGGCAGCTACCGGGGCATCGATGCGGGCGGACTGATCTGGTCGATGCAGCCGCAGCAGAGGCGCGCCAGTGCAATGCCGCTGAATTGGCGACGCGCGGCCGATGGCATGGGCTTCCTGCCGCAGACGTTCGAACTGGAGGTTGAGCGGGCCGGTTCGGTCGTTGCACGGCAGACCCTGCAACGTCACCTGATGCTGCCTGGGGTGCGGGTGCAACGGGTCGATATCGGCGGGCGCGAGGCGCGTCTGTACCTGCCAGCGGACAGGCCCGCCCGGACACGAGGGCCGGCGCTGGTGACGCTGGGTGGCGCGGAAGGCGGCTTCGAGGGCGGCGACCAGTACGCCGCCTGGTTGGCCAGCAACGGCTACATCGCCGTGTCGATTGCGTGGTATCGCGGGCCCGGTGTGCCCAAGGATCTGATTGACGTGCCGCTGGAGACCGTTCGTGATGCGGTGCACTGGCTTCAGCGGCAGCCTGGCGTGGATCCGCAGCGGGTCGGTCTGCTGGGCGGTTCCTGGGGCGGGATCGCAACCATGGCCACCGCCGTCCATCTGCCCACGCTGCGCGCGGCGGTGTCCTGGGTTGGCAGCCCGGCTCCGTTCCGTGGCATTGCGCGCGACGTTGCCCCGGCCGATTTCAGGGCCGTGGATCGCTCACCCCTGAGTTGGCAGGGCAAACCGCTGGCGTGGCTGCCGTATCGGGAGGATGTGGACTGGGGACGGCCGGGGCCGCAGTGGGCGCCTGCATTGCAGGCGGCGATGCTGCCGATCGAAACGATCGCTGCACGGACATTGTGGGTGGGAGGCGGCGATGACCGCCTGGGCGACTCCGGCGTGATGATGGCCGTTGCCCAGCGTCGGTTGGCCGAAGCAGGGCGAGGTGATCGCGACCGGTTCCTCTACTACCCCGATGCGGGGCATCTGATCACGCCGATTCTTCAGCCGAGCTCCCATCGCCATGACGTGGGTCCGTTCCTTGAAGTCGGGGGCACCGCCGAAGGCCATGCGCGCGCCGACCGTGAAGTGGGCCCGGCCGTGCTGGCGTTCCTGGCCGAGGCGTTGTGA